A window of bacterium genomic DNA:
TACGGCTGAGGTAGGCGAAAAACGGCTCCGGGCCCAGGGGCGCGCCGGTCACCACCCGCACCAGCTCGGGGGCGCGGTGGCGCATGCCCTGGCTGTGGACTTTCCGGTGCAGCCAGTCACGCAGGGGCCCGAAATCCCCGGCGCCAAGCCGGCGTTCCAGGCCGGGAAGCTCGCGCTCGGCCGCGGCGTAGAACTGGGCGGCGTAGAGGTTGCCCAGGCAATAGGTGGGGAAATAGCCGATCAGGCCGCTGGCCCAGTGGGTGTCCTGCAGGCAGCCCTCGGAATGGGAACTCACGCTCAGGCCCAGCAGCTCACGGAAGCGTGCGTTCCAGGCCGCGGGCAGGTCGGCCACGCTGAGGTCGCCGCGCACCAGGGCGCGCTCCAGCTCGAAGCGCAGCACGATATGCAGGTTGTAGCTCACCTCATCCGCCTCCACCCGGATGAACGAGCGCCGCACCCGGTTGACCGCGCGCAGGAACATGTCAAGCTCCATTCCCTCCAGGCTGCCGTGGAACACCCCCTTGGCCTTGGGCAGGAAATGGGTCCAGAAAGCCCGCGAGCGCCCGACAATATTTTCCCACATCCGCGACTGCGACTCGTGGATGGCAAGGGAGACCGCCTCGCCGCGCGGAGCGCCCCAATGCTCACGCTCCAGACCCTGCTCGTACAGGCCGTGCCCGGCCTCGTGCAGGATGCCGAAAAAGGCCGGGGCGAAATTGTCCCGCTCGAAGCGCGTGGTGATCCGCACATCTCCCGGGCCGATCGTGGTGCAGAACGGGTGCACCACCTCATCCAGACGCCCGGCGGAGAAATCGAAGCCCATGGCCGCGGCCGCCATTTCGCCGAACACGCGCTGGCGCTCCAGCGGGAAATCCGCCTCCGGAAGCTCGGCGCCCGCTCTGTCGCCGGCCTCCTCTATCCGCGCGACCAACGGGGGCAAACTTTGCGCCAGGGCTGAGAACACGCGCTCCAGGTTGGCCTCGCTCTCGCCCGGCTCGTAGTCCTGCAGCAGGGCCGTGTAGGGCGATTCCCCCGAGCCGTAGCAGGCGGCCTGCTCGCGCTTCAGGGCCAAGATCCGCTCCAGGTGCGGGGCGAAACGCCCGAAATCGCCGCTGCGGCGGGCCTCGACCCAGTCGGCGTGGGCCAGCGCGGTCACACGGGCCAACTCCTCGACCAGGCGCTTGGGCAGCCGTCGGCGGCGCTCGAAACGCAGGCGAATCTCCCGCAGGTTGACCGCCCGGTCCGAAAGCGGGTCATCACCCGCCGCAGCCGACTCGCAGGCGGCCAGAAGGTCGCCGGTCTCATGGGCGGTCAGGCGCTCGTGCGACAGGCGCGCGGTCAGGGCGAGCTGCTCGGCCCGGTGCTGTGCACCCTGGCGCGGCATGCCGGTCTCCTGGTCCCATTCCAGCAGGCAGCTGATCGAATCCAGCAGCGAGGCCTCACGGACAATTTCCAGCAGCTTGTCGTAATTGTTGTCTTTATCTGCCATTACAATGTCCCCGTTCAGGGTGTAGGCTTGATTGGCCGCGGCTGATACACGCGCGGCCCGTTGTGTTTCTCTCTTTTGACAGGCAGGCATCTCCTGAGGTAATATAATGGCAGATGGCTGTCTCTTTCCACCAAAACGGGGGCTGGCCGATGGAAACCGAGCGTATTTTCCGCCTGAACCACGCACGGCCCGGACGCGGACCGGTGATGTACTGGATGAGCCGCGAGCAGCGCGCCGCGGATAACCACGCCCTGGCGGCCGCGCTCGAGCTGGCCCGCGAGCGGCGAGTCCCCTGCCACGTAGCTTTCTGCCTGGCGCCCGCGTTCGCCGGGGCGGGCCTGCGGCATTACGCTTTCATGCTGGAGGGCCTGCGCCGCACAGTCGAGGAAATCAATGAGCACGGTTTGCCGTTTCACCTTCTGGAGGGGGAGCCGGGAGACGAGGTGCCGCGCCTGGCGCGCGAGCTGGAGGCCGGCGCCGTGCTCGCCGATTTCGACCCGCTGAGGCTCAAGCGCACCTGGCAGGCCCGTACGGCCGAGGCCCTGGCTGTCGAGTTCCTGGAGCTGGACAGCCACAATACCGTGCCCTGCCGCTTTGTCTCCGGCCACCAGGAGTGGAGCGCGTTCACCCTGCGGCGCAAGATTACCCGCTGCCTGGACAGTTTCCTGCACGAGCCGCCGCCGTTGACCCCGCAGAACTGGGCGCGGCCCGAGATTCCCGTGCTGGACTGGGACTCCGCGCTGGCGAGGCTGGCCCCGGACCCGACAGTTCCAGTGCTGGCTGAACCGCGGCCTGGAGCGCAGGCGGCGCGGCTCTGTATGGAGACATTCATCCGGGAGCGCCTGCCGCGCTACCACCTGGAGCGTAACGACCCGAACGCCTGGGTGCAGTCGGGATTGTCGCCCTACCTGCATTTCGGCCAGCTCGCCCCGCTGCGCGTGGCGCTTGAGGTGAGCCGCTCAAGCGCGCCGGCTGCGGCGAGAGATGCGTTCCTGGAAGAACTTATCGTGCGGCGCGAGCTGGCCGACAACTATTGCCATTTCAACCCGGACTACGACCGCAGGGAGGGCCTTCCCGACTGGGCGCGCCGCAGCCTGGACCAGCACCGGTGCGATGATCGCGAGTACCTCTACACCCCGGAGGAATTCGAGGCCGCCCGGACCCACGACAGCCTGTGGAACGCCGCCCAGCTACAGATGGTAAAAACCGGCCGGATGCACGGGTTCCTGCGCATGTACTGGGCCAAGAAAATCCTGGAGTGGAGCGAAAGCCCGGAGACGGCCCAGCAGACCGCGATCCGGCTCAACGACAGATATTCGCTGGACGGCCGCGACCCGAACGGTTATGTTGGAGTGGCCTGGAGCGTGGGCGGCCTGCATGACCGTCCCTGGGGACGGCGGCCCGTGTTCGGCACTGTGCGCTACATGAGCCGGGCCGGCTGCGCGCGCAAGTTCCAGGTGGAACGGTTCGTGGAAAGTATATATAAGCTTGTATAATTAAGAAGCGGAAAGGGGCATGTATGGGCGCCTGGGAGACACTGCTCAGCCTGTTGATCCTGTTCGCCGCGGCCCTGGTGCTGGGCACCCTGGCCCAGGAACTGCGTCAGAGTTCGATAGTGGGGTACCTGGCCGCCGGGATGCTGGTGGGCCCGCACGCCCTGGGCTGGGTGGGCGAGGCCGGGGCGGTGGAGGCCATCGCCGAGCTGGGCGTGGCCCTGCTGCTGTTTTCCATCGGGCTGGAGTTCTCGTTCAAGCGCCTGCTGGCCCTGGGTCCGGTGACATTCGTCGGCGGGACGGCCCAGGTGGTGCTGACCGCGGCGGCGATAGCCCTGGTGGGACGCTGGTGCGGCCTGGGCTGGCCAGTGGCCGTGGCCCTGGGCGCGATGGCTTCGCTTTCCAGCACGGCCTGCGTGGTGCGCATCCTGATCGACAACGCCCAGATCGACAGCCTGTGGGGGCGCGGCTCGATCGGGGTGCTCCTGCTGCAGGACATAGCCGTGGTGCCGCTGGTGCTGCTGGTGGCGGCCCTGGGCGGGCAGCATTCGCCGCAGCAGTCGCTGCTGCTGCTGGGCCGCACCGTGCTGCTGGGCGCGGTGATGTTCGCTGCGTTCTACGCCGCAGTCAACTATCTGGTCCCGCGCCTCCTGACCCGCGAGAGTTGGGTGCGCAACCGTGAGCTGCCCGTGCTCCTGGCCATGGTCTCGGCCACTGGCTCGGCCTGGGCCGCGCACGCGGCGGGGCTCAGCCCCTCGTTCGGCGCTTTCCTGGCCGGGCTGCTGCTGGCCGGCTCACCTTACGCCGTGCAGATCCGGGCCGATATCAGCCCCTTGCGTTCCCTGCTGGTGACTCTCTTTTTCGCCGGCATCGGCATGCTGGTCGACCCGGCCTGGGCCGTATGTCACCCGCTGCTCATCCTGGGCACGGCGGCCCTGGTGCTGGCACTCAAGCCGCTCATTGTCATGGCTGTGCTCAAGACGCTGCGCTACAGCGCCGGGATCGGCCTGGCGACCGGCCTGTCCCTGGCCCAGGTGGGCGAGTTCTCTTTCGTGCTGGCCGGGATCGCCGCCGCCGGTGGGCTGCTCCAGCCGGACCTGTTCCGACTGGTGATCTCGGTCACAGTGCTGACCCTGTTTGTCACCCCGTACCTCGTGCAGGCCGCCCCGGTGTTATGCCGCGTGGTCGAGGGCTTCGGTGGCCAGTTCGGGCGGGGGCCTCAGGACGCCGGTGCGGAGGGAGCGGAGGGCCGGTCAGCCACGGAATCCCTCGCCGGGCGGATCATCATAATCGGGTTCGGACCGGCCGGACAGCGCGTGGCCGAGGGACTGTACGCCCGTCACAAGGACGACCTCCTGATCCTGGACCTCAACCGTCGCAACGAGAAGATCGCGCTCAGCTACGGCCTCAAGTTCATGCTTGGTGATGCCAGCCTGCGCGAGGTTCTGGAGCATGCCCATATCGGCCAGACCCGGGCTGTGATTGTGGCCCTGCCCGACCCGGAGACCTGCCGGATGATCATCCACCTGACGCGGACCCTGGCTCCCGCGGCCCGGATTTTCGCCCGCGCGCGCTATCATGTGGTCCAGTGGGACCTGCTGCTATCCGGGGCCGAAGCCGTGGTGAGTGAGGAGGACCAGGTGGGCGAGCGCCTGGCCCAGGAGGTTCTGTCCGCTTTGCACGGCCAGGACCTGCCGGTCGAAAGCGGATAGGGTGGAGAGGGACGCGACGGGATCTGAGACCGGGCCGGCCGGCTCAAAGAAGGCTTATATAAATTATAATAAAAAAGGGCTGCCCGGAGATTCGGACAGCCCCTTGAAAAATTCCGCTGATTATTTTGCCTGCCAGACGATCATCCGCACCACGAACGCAGCCGCACGACGCTTATCTTTGGTCGAGACAGTCAGGTGCCACTGGTTGGGGTAGCCAGGCCCGGGGCTCTCGCTGAACTGGTCGGTCTGCGAGAAAGTCAGTCCCTGAGGCTCCAGGAATTCCACGGTCAGACGCGCGCGGCCCTTTTTCACGGTCACGGTGCGGGCCCTCTCGTCGATCTCCATTTTCTCCAGGGCGTGCAGCAGCCAGTCAAAGCGGACATCTTTGGGCGCCTGGAGGTCATCCAGGATCAGGAACTCGTCCGGGCGACGGTAGAACACCCGGCGCACGAACTTGTCCAGACGGCCGGCGTAGGACGGGGTGGCATCCGCGGCCGCGTAATCCAGCGAGCCCTCCGCCCCCGAGCCGAACGACCACTCGATTATTTTCCCGTTGGCGGCGCGATCACGGCCCGTGGTCTGGCCCTCACCGTCCACCAGCACCGAGTTGTGCGCCCGGGTCTGCCAGGTCCAGGCTTTGTGGTGCGGGTGGCCGTAATGAGGATAATAGCCGCTCTGGATAGCCAGCGCCTCGCCGAACCCTTGGATGTAGAACGAGTTCTGGTCGGCGTAGGTGTGGCTCCAGGCCCCGTGCGGCGAGCTTTTGAGCAGGAAATAGATTTCCTGCGGGTCGGCCGGGTCCTGGTGGAACGCCACCAGGCCGATATCACGGAACACCCAGCAGCGCGGCAGGTCCGCGGGCGGCAGTGCGGCCACGTGGCCGGGGCCCTCATCCAGCCAGAGGAAACTGAATATCCCGCTCGGGACCTCGGTCTCGTTCACCGGCAGTTCCCCGGGCCGGCTCATCTCGGCGCGCCAGCGGAAATAGGGGTTGTCGAACAGCGTGGCCAGATGGTAGAGGTTGAGCTTGTCCGCCGGCCAGTAAGAGCCGATCCCGGTGTCGCCGAACGGCAGCATGGCTCCGAAATACGGGTAGCCGTAGAGCTTGAACCAGCCGTTGTTCCGGTAGAACGGCTTTTTCAGGATATCCAGGCCCGTGGCGCAGCGGATTGCGTCCGCCGACTGGAGCATGTAGTTGAAATACATCATCCAGTAGCTGGGGCCCTCCGAGTAGCCGCCGTCACGCCCGCCCCAAGGCGGGTAGAACGTGGTGACCATGGGCAGGACATAGGCCAGCCACTTGTCCGCTTCGGGACTTTCGCCGTGGAGGACTATGCCCGCCTGCGAGATGTAATTGACCAGCCGGGTCTCGTGACTGGCGAAAGGTTTCAGGTGGTAGGGCCGTTTCTGCCAGCGCTGGTAGGCCTGGTCGGCGCGCAGGGCGAGCATCGCGCGGATACTGTCGCGCTCGGCCGGGGCGAGGCTGCCGTAGATCCAGTCCCAGGCGCGCGCGCCGTTCAGCAGGATCGGCATCGCCACCTCGTCGTTGTACTCCATGTTGCTGGAGCCGTCCGGGTCCCAGGCGGTCAGGTGAAGGAGCCACTCGCGGGCGCGGTCGGCGTACCTGGCCTCGCCGGTGACAAGATAGCAGAACCCCAGGAAATCCAGAGTCTGCCCCATCTTGCGCGCCTGGTCGTAGTAATCGCGCCAGAGGGCGTAGTTGAACGGCCCCTCGGGGAAACGGGGCGGCTCCTGCATCAGCGGGCGGGTGAGCAGCGAGTCGTCGGTGAAGCGCTGGATGCGCTCCCAGAGACGCCTGTGGGGCTCGGAGGAGACTATTAAACTTTTAATACTGTCCAACTGCCCGGCCCGGACCAGAAGGCGCGGGTGGCCGGCGGGGATGCGGGCCAGAAGCTCACTGATTTTCGGCACGGTGTACTCGATCGCCTCGGCGGCCACCGTGAAACGCCGCACCGCCGCGGGCGGGGTCAGGCTGCCGTCCGGCAGCACGCAGCGCCAGCGCCAGAACCACTGGCCCGGCCCCAGGCCGAAGCTGGGGTGGTAGAGCGGCAGCGGCAGCCCGGCCACGAGCCAGGAGCGGCCGCCCTGGGCCGGGAGCGGGTCCGCGCCCGGGGAAGCGGGCACCAGGGGGCCCTGTCCGCGCGCCTTTTCCAGAAGCCCATCGCTCTCCAGGAATTCCGGGTCACGGGAGACCTCGAACACGAAGGCGCGCGCGCTGTCCTCGGGCTGCCAGTTGAACCCCGGCGGGTCGTTCAGCACGGTGTCGCCATCCGCCGGGGCCGGGCGCAGCAGCTCGGGATCAAAGTCCGGCGCGGGGCCGAGGTATTTGAACTCGCCCTGGGCCAGGCGCGGGCCGTCGCCACCGGCCGGGCCGGGTTTACAGCCGCTGCAAACCAGCAGAGCCAGGAAGGATGCGGCTAAAACCAACCGGATCAGGACTGCCGACACGTGCTCCACGCTCCCTCCTTTCGCCGCAACCTCAGAAGGCCGGTATATCGGGAAGCAATATAAAAATTATGACAATCACTTGCTCCAGCGCGCCAGCCAGGCCAGGGCCGCACGGTAGACTATCTCGTGGCCGCCCTCGAACAGGGTCACCCGGGCCGGGCCGGCGCTGCGCCGGAACAGGACTGTCTTTTCTGCATAGAGGCTGTCCGGCTCGGCCTGCCCAGTCAGCTCGGGCGGCAGGCTCTGGTTCGCCACGACAGAGTCGATCTGCGAATCGGTCAGGTATTTCTCGGGAGCGCCGTTCACCCGGGCCAGAAGGTTGAATGCGCGCAGGCTGTGGCTTACAGGCACCGACCCGCTGTGCCCGTCATGTATGCCGGCGTTGATATCCAGCGGCAGAGCGGCGGCCTGAGCGAGCCAGGTGAGAGCTGAGCGCCGCGCGTACTGGCTGTCCACAGCGGCCGAGGAGCCGGGCGCTCCGCCGCAGACCGCGACGAGGTTCCCGGCGTAGCCCTGGTTCGGGTTGCCGGGCGCGGAGCACTGGGCCTGCCAGGCGGCCAACTCGCTGATCGGCACCCAGGCCGAGGCCGCGGTCCAGGTGGACCGGCTGCGGCCGGCCATCAGCAGGGTGAGGTAGCCCCCGCCGGAGCAGCCGACCAGGTAAATCCGGCGGCTGTCCACCTGGGTGTTGGCCTTGGCGTACTCCACCGCGTCCAGGACATCCTGCACCACGGCCTCGCTGCCGCAGGCCTCGGGCTGCACGTTGGGGCCGCGGAAATTGGGGTGGATGAAGACCCAGCCCCGCTCGCGGCAACCCTCCCAGTAATTGATGCTTTCGGCCTGACGGTAGTCGCCGCTCCAGGTGTGAAGGGCCACCAGCAGCGGGTGCGGCCCGGCGCCCTCCGGCGTCCAGAACATAGCCGGCTGCGCGGTCCCGTCCAGGCTGCTCGTGATCGCCACTTCCTGCACCTCGGCCGGCCAGGACGGGGCCTGACTTCCGGCTGTCGAATCGGCGGCGCTGACCGGTGCGGCGGGCTTGTCACCGGCGCCGGAGGAGCAGCCGCACAGCAGTGACAGAATCACAATCAACTCCTTGTACTCAAGTTTGAGCATCACGCGCTTAATCCTCCGTCGTTCCTGAAACAATGATCAACCTGAAATTCGATAGTTACATGGACTCATTCAGAGCAATCCGGACCGGTTCAATCGGGGGTCCAGATTTTTCCGGCGGTCATGAGTTCGCAACGGCTGTCCAGCCTCAACGGGTTGACTGATATGGTGTAAAACAGGAGCCCGCGATAAGCCGTGAGGTATTTGTGTTTGCGGCCGAGAAAGCCGCCGGGGGCTGTGACCACGAGCGGCGAGTCGGTCCGGGCGAGGATCGACTCGAACGCCGCTGGTTCCACCTGAACGATCGCTCCCGAGGCTTTTATCGCCCGTGCGGCGGCGGCAGCAGCGGCGGCAGCGCCGGCAGCGGCTCCATAGCTCATGACAAGCCTCCCTCTGGACACGGAATACAGCCGCGAGGAAAGGATTCGTCCTTTCCCCGCGCGAATTGGCAGCGGCTGCGTGGCTGCAATCTTACTTGTTCTTGCCCGGCAGCTCGATCTTGTTTACACCCGGCACGAGGCCGTACTCCACGCCGTCCCAGACGAACGCCCCGCGCAGCGCGCCGGGCAGCTCGATCGACGCGCTCAGGCCGCGGGCGCCCTTGCGCTCCAGGCTGACCGCGAGCGTGCCCTCCGGGTGCGGCATGCTGGCCTTGACCTGTTTCAGGGGGCCGAGGGCGGGCTCGATCCGCACCGTGCGGAAACCGGGCGAGGCCGGGCGGATGCCGCAGACCGAGGAGAGCAAGCCCCAGGCCGGGCTG
This region includes:
- a CDS encoding carboxypeptidase M32; this translates as MADKDNNYDKLLEIVREASLLDSISCLLEWDQETGMPRQGAQHRAEQLALTARLSHERLTAHETGDLLAACESAAAGDDPLSDRAVNLREIRLRFERRRRLPKRLVEELARVTALAHADWVEARRSGDFGRFAPHLERILALKREQAACYGSGESPYTALLQDYEPGESEANLERVFSALAQSLPPLVARIEEAGDRAGAELPEADFPLERQRVFGEMAAAAMGFDFSAGRLDEVVHPFCTTIGPGDVRITTRFERDNFAPAFFGILHEAGHGLYEQGLEREHWGAPRGEAVSLAIHESQSRMWENIVGRSRAFWTHFLPKAKGVFHGSLEGMELDMFLRAVNRVRRSFIRVEADEVSYNLHIVLRFELERALVRGDLSVADLPAAWNARFRELLGLSVSSHSEGCLQDTHWASGLIGYFPTYCLGNLYAAQFYAAAERELPGLERRLGAGDFGPLRDWLHRKVHSQGMRHRAPELVRVVTGAPLGPEPFFAYLSRKYGELFNLDL
- the phrB gene encoding deoxyribodipyrimidine photo-lyase — its product is METERIFRLNHARPGRGPVMYWMSREQRAADNHALAAALELARERRVPCHVAFCLAPAFAGAGLRHYAFMLEGLRRTVEEINEHGLPFHLLEGEPGDEVPRLARELEAGAVLADFDPLRLKRTWQARTAEALAVEFLELDSHNTVPCRFVSGHQEWSAFTLRRKITRCLDSFLHEPPPLTPQNWARPEIPVLDWDSALARLAPDPTVPVLAEPRPGAQAARLCMETFIRERLPRYHLERNDPNAWVQSGLSPYLHFGQLAPLRVALEVSRSSAPAAARDAFLEELIVRRELADNYCHFNPDYDRREGLPDWARRSLDQHRCDDREYLYTPEEFEAARTHDSLWNAAQLQMVKTGRMHGFLRMYWAKKILEWSESPETAQQTAIRLNDRYSLDGRDPNGYVGVAWSVGGLHDRPWGRRPVFGTVRYMSRAGCARKFQVERFVESIYKLV
- a CDS encoding cation:proton antiporter is translated as MGAWETLLSLLILFAAALVLGTLAQELRQSSIVGYLAAGMLVGPHALGWVGEAGAVEAIAELGVALLLFSIGLEFSFKRLLALGPVTFVGGTAQVVLTAAAIALVGRWCGLGWPVAVALGAMASLSSTACVVRILIDNAQIDSLWGRGSIGVLLLQDIAVVPLVLLVAALGGQHSPQQSLLLLGRTVLLGAVMFAAFYAAVNYLVPRLLTRESWVRNRELPVLLAMVSATGSAWAAHAAGLSPSFGAFLAGLLLAGSPYAVQIRADISPLRSLLVTLFFAGIGMLVDPAWAVCHPLLILGTAALVLALKPLIVMAVLKTLRYSAGIGLATGLSLAQVGEFSFVLAGIAAAGGLLQPDLFRLVISVTVLTLFVTPYLVQAAPVLCRVVEGFGGQFGRGPQDAGAEGAEGRSATESLAGRIIIIGFGPAGQRVAEGLYARHKDDLLILDLNRRNEKIALSYGLKFMLGDASLREVLEHAHIGQTRAVIVALPDPETCRMIIHLTRTLAPAARIFARARYHVVQWDLLLSGAEAVVSEEDQVGERLAQEVLSALHGQDLPVESG
- a CDS encoding DUF4962 domain-containing protein, translating into MEHVSAVLIRLVLAASFLALLVCSGCKPGPAGGDGPRLAQGEFKYLGPAPDFDPELLRPAPADGDTVLNDPPGFNWQPEDSARAFVFEVSRDPEFLESDGLLEKARGQGPLVPASPGADPLPAQGGRSWLVAGLPLPLYHPSFGLGPGQWFWRWRCVLPDGSLTPPAAVRRFTVAAEAIEYTVPKISELLARIPAGHPRLLVRAGQLDSIKSLIVSSEPHRRLWERIQRFTDDSLLTRPLMQEPPRFPEGPFNYALWRDYYDQARKMGQTLDFLGFCYLVTGEARYADRAREWLLHLTAWDPDGSSNMEYNDEVAMPILLNGARAWDWIYGSLAPAERDSIRAMLALRADQAYQRWQKRPYHLKPFASHETRLVNYISQAGIVLHGESPEADKWLAYVLPMVTTFYPPWGGRDGGYSEGPSYWMMYFNYMLQSADAIRCATGLDILKKPFYRNNGWFKLYGYPYFGAMLPFGDTGIGSYWPADKLNLYHLATLFDNPYFRWRAEMSRPGELPVNETEVPSGIFSFLWLDEGPGHVAALPPADLPRCWVFRDIGLVAFHQDPADPQEIYFLLKSSPHGAWSHTYADQNSFYIQGFGEALAIQSGYYPHYGHPHHKAWTWQTRAHNSVLVDGEGQTTGRDRAANGKIIEWSFGSGAEGSLDYAAADATPSYAGRLDKFVRRVFYRRPDEFLILDDLQAPKDVRFDWLLHALEKMEIDERARTVTVKKGRARLTVEFLEPQGLTFSQTDQFSESPGPGYPNQWHLTVSTKDKRRAAAFVVRMIVWQAK
- a CDS encoding prolyl oligopeptidase family serine peptidase — encoded protein: MLKLEYKELIVILSLLCGCSSGAGDKPAAPVSAADSTAGSQAPSWPAEVQEVAITSSLDGTAQPAMFWTPEGAGPHPLLVALHTWSGDYRQAESINYWEGCRERGWVFIHPNFRGPNVQPEACGSEAVVQDVLDAVEYAKANTQVDSRRIYLVGCSGGGYLTLLMAGRSRSTWTAASAWVPISELAAWQAQCSAPGNPNQGYAGNLVAVCGGAPGSSAAVDSQYARRSALTWLAQAAALPLDINAGIHDGHSGSVPVSHSLRAFNLLARVNGAPEKYLTDSQIDSVVANQSLPPELTGQAEPDSLYAEKTVLFRRSAGPARVTLFEGGHEIVYRAALAWLARWSK